In Streptomyces sp. NBC_00654, the genomic window CTACGCCCAGCGCATCCCGATCGCGGACAGCTGCTCCACGCGTTCCGACGAGAGCGTCGCGGCCCTGCTCCGCTGGTTACCGATCCAGGAGCCGAGCCTGATGGCCTGCTCCTCCTGGCCCTCGTCGTCGGCACCGACCGCGATCGTCTCCACGTGTTTGCGCGGCACCCGAAGATGCCCCTCGCGCTCGTAGAACTGCCGTGCGGCTTCCAGGTTCACCGCCCACTTGTCGGCCTGCGTACGGCGCGGGGGCGGCTTCTCGTCCTCGGTCGGGGGTGTGATGCCGAGGACTTGTTCGCACATCCATTGCTGGACGCCTGTGAGGTTGTCCCAGCCGAGCCGGACCGAGCGCACCCACCGCCCCAGGTCCTCGCCCTGGTGCACGACGTCGCCGGGCTTGGTGGGCAGCTCGCCGCCGATCTCCTCCAGGTGGAGCCGGACGAGGTGGAAGGAGCGCTGCCACTCCACGGGCCAGGCCGGGCACCAGGACGGGTCGATGGCCTCCAGCTGCTCGCGCCGCTCATGCGGCATGGCCCCGGACGACGACTCCACGGGCAGCCCTTCGGCACGCCGTTGCTCGTTCTGGGCGGCCTTGCGTGCGGCGGCGCGGGCGTTCTTCAGCCAGATGCCCACCTTGTAGCCCTGGTGGGTGGCATCCAAGGGGGCGAGCAGGTGTCCGTTCGTCTCGGCCCATCCGCGCGCGGCGGACAGGCCTTCTTCCCACGCGACGTCGAAGTGCGACCACACCATGCCCAGCTTCTCCAACTGCAGGATGCGGTGCTCGTCCATGTCGCCGCGGGCGTAGAAGCGGCGGGCGTCGGCGGTCCACTGTCCCAGCGGGAAGTTCGCCAGCGAGGTCGGCCATCCGACCCCCTCGGCTTCCTCGCCCTCCGGCACGCGGTAAGTGAACGGGACGCGCAGATCGCCGTGCTCGCGGGCGAAGATGACAGCGGCCTCCACGCCGCGACGCCAGTGTTCGTGTTCGGGGTTGAGGACGCGCAGGTTGATGAACGCTGCCAAGGCGGCCGGGTCGCGCGGCGTGGAGAACTCCAACAGGGCCTTGGCCGGGGCGCTGACGCGCTCGGAGCCCTCGCCGCTGCCGGCACCCTTCCCGCGCTCGTCCTTGCTGACGGGCTTGTAGCGGCTCGGGGCCTGCTGCTCTGCGAGGGCCTCCACGATCCGCGCGTCGTGCGCCCGCAGCGCCTCCAGGAGCTTGGCGAGCCCGCCGTACGCCCGGGAGGTGAGCATGTTGTCCGCCGTCTCGCCGGGCCCGAGCAGCACGGGCACCACGAGCGAGGCCACCTTGCCCTCGCCGGGCTGCATCCGCAGCGCGCGGCCGACGGCCTGGACGAGGTCGGGCATGGAGCCGCGCACATCCGCCCAGTAGACGGAGTCGCAGTTCTTGGTGTCGACGCCCTCGCCCAGGACCTTCGCCGAGCTGAGGTAGCACTTCTCCACGACCGTGCCGTCGGTGGCGATCCCGTCGGCGAATTCGCCCAGCAGACGCCGCCTGTGGAGCGGCTTGTGGTCGCCGCACAGCCAGTTGGCCCAGATCGTCTTGGGGTACAGCTCCGGGTCGGCGGCGTGCAGCTGCGCGGCGACGCCGGGGAGACCAGCCGCGAAGGCTTCGGCTTCCTTCACCAGGTGGTGGAAGACCAGCGTGCGGCGGAAGCCCTCTTCCGAGGACGCCTTCACTAGTGCGGTCTGCAGAGCGGCGAGCCGCGCCCCGCGGACCTCTGCCGACCGGCCCTCCGCGCCCAGGAGCTGCGCGGCCTGGAGCGCGGTGTCGGTGACGTCCACGCATACAACCTGGTAGGGGGCACAAATTCCCCGGTCGATGGCCTCCGAGAGCGTCAAAGTGAACGCCCGGCTGCCAAAGGGGCCCTCGGGGTCGTCGTCCATGCTCGCGACCAGCTCGCCGGGTGCGCCGGCCTCGTCTTCGTCCCCGAGCTGCCACAGCCGGGGCGTGGCCGTCATGTAGAGGCGCCGCAGGGACGGGATCTTCTGGTTGTCGTGGACGACCGCCCACGGCTTCCCGATCCGGCCCGAAACGCGGTGAGCTTCGTCCACGACGATCAGGTCCCAAGCCGCGAGGCCCCCGGCGTGCGCCCGCTCCAGGTTGCCCAGACCGAGGCTGGCGTACGTGGCGTACACGGTTACCTTGTCCAGGCCTCGCGCCCACTCCACCAGCTCGTCCACGTCCGTGGTGTTGGGGAAGGACACTTCCTCGCCCCGCAGCGAGGAAACCCCGATCATCGGCCCCCTGCGGCCCCCCTCGCGCCACGCGGTTTCGGTCTGTGCGAGCAGGTCCAGCGAGGGCACGAGCACCAGAACACGGCCCGCGTGGAGCTCCTCAGCGCTGCGGACCGCCACCCGGGTCTTTCCGGACCCGGTCGCCATGATCACCTGCGTTCGAAGCCCTCGTTCGGGCACAAGTGATCTTGCAGGCAATTCCAGGGCGCGCACGACCGCGTCAATAGCTTCTCGCTGGGCTGCCTCGCGCTGATCAGCGCGGTCTGTGCTCGACATATCGCCTGCCTTCTCCTGGGGTGCCGTCCGGTCGATTCGAGCGGCGCGAAACGGGGAACCTGCACGTAGAGGAGCCATAAGGGCTACGATTGGACTGACGCGATCGGCTGGTTGATCCGCCCCACCGGAACACCGGCAAGGCGGTTGAGTGGATCTCGATAACCCTCCCTGAGCGGTCCGGGGTGGTGTGCTCTCAGTCCAGAGCCTATCTCAATATCAGAAATGAAGCACAAAGAATGCGGAGATTTCCCGAACGTGGCTGAGAGCTGTTAATCATGCCTCATCCCAAGCCAATCCGGGACCTTGACGCCCCCTCAATCCTGTCCGCTTCTCCGGGTGGCCGGCCCCCCAAGCCTCCGTCACCCGTCCCGACGGCCTGTCACCACCCCTCCTTCTTGCTGCTGCTCGGGCCGCAGGCCCGTGGGTGGGCTGCGCGGAGCGTGGCACACCTGCCCACCCGTGGCTGTACTGGAGTTGACGGGGGATCTGGGGGGTGGCTGGAGCGCAGCGGAAGCCGCGGGTCGGCCGGAGGCGGCCCCGGCCCGCAACGCGGGCCGTCTGCCCTGCGGTTGGTGGTGCGCACGCAGTGCTGTGCCGCCTGGCGGTGAACGCAGTGAACCGCGTCCGCTCACGCGGAGCGGGAGCGGCTGAGCCCGCAGGGCCTAGCTCGCTTCTACGGGCGCAGCCCGTAGGGACCGCCGCGGCGGCGCGGGCGGTCCCTACGGGCTGCGCCCGTAGAAGCGAGCTAGGCCCCTGCGGGGCCTAGCCGCTCCCGCTCCGCGTGAGCGGACGCGGTTCACTGCGTTCACCGCCAGGCGGCACGCACTGCGTGCGCACCACCAACCGCAGGGCAGACGGCCCGCGTTGCGGGCCGGGGCCGGCCTCCGGCCGACCCGCGGCTTCCGCTGCGCTCCAGCCACCCCCCAGATCCCCCGTCAACTCCAGTACAGCCACGGGTGGGCAGGTGTGCCACGCTCCGCGCAGCCCACCCACGGGCCTGCGGCCCGAGCAGCAGCAAGAAGGAGGGGTGGTGACAGGCCGTCGGGACGGGTGACGGAGGCTTGGGGGCGGCCACCCGGAGAAGCGGACAGGATTGAGGGGGCGTCAAGGTCCCGGATTGGCTTGGGATGAGGCATGATTAACAGCTCTCAGCCACGTTCGGGAAATCTCCGCATTCTTTGTGCTTCATTTCTGATATTGAGATAGGCTCTGGACTGAGAGCACACCACCCCGGACCGCTCAGGGAGGGTTATCGAGATCCACTCAACCGCCTTGCCGGTGTTCCGGTGGGGCGGATCAACCAGCCGATCGCGTCAGTCCAATCGTAGCCCTTATGGCTCCTCTACGTGCAGGTTCCCCGTTTCGCGCCGCTCGAATCGACCGGACGGCACCCCAGGAGAAGGCAGGCGATATGTCGAGCACAGACCGCGCTGATCAGCGCGAGGCAGCCCAGCGAGAAGCTATTGACGCGGTCGTGCGCGCCCTGGAATTGCCTGCAAGATCACTTGTGCCCGAACGAGGGCTTCGAACGCAGGTGATCATGGCGACCGGGTCCGGAAAGACCCGGGTGGCGGTCCGCAGCGCTGAGGAGCTCCACGCGGGCCGTGTTCTGGTGCTCGTGCCCTCGCTGGACCTGCTCGCACAGACCGAAACCGCGTGGCGCGAGGGGGGCCGCAGGGGGCCGATGATCGGGGTTTCCTCGCTGCGGGGCGAGGAAGTGTCCTTCCCCAACACCACGGACGTGGACGAGCTGGTGGAGTGGGCGCGAGGCCTGGACAAGGTAACCGTGTACGCCACGTACGCCAGCCTCGGTCTGGGCAACCTGGAGCGGGCGCACGCCGGGGGCCTCGCGGCTTGGGACCTGATCGTCGTGGACGAAGCTCACCGCGTTTCGGGCCGGATCGGGAAGCCGTGGGCGGTCGTCCACGACAACCAGAAGATCCCGTCCCTGCGGCGCCTCTACATGACGGCCACGCCCCGGCTGTGGCAGCTCGGGGACGAAGACGAGGCCGGCGCACCCGGCGAGCTGGTCGCGAGCATGGACGACGACCCCGAGGGCCCCTTTGGCAGCCGGGCGTTCACTTTGACGCTCTCGGAGGCCATCGACCGGGGAATTTGTGCCCCCTACCAGGTTGTATGCGTGGACGTCACCGACACCGCGCTCCAGGCCGCGCAGCTCCTGGGCGCGGAGGGCCGGTCGGCAGAGGTCCGCGGGGCGCGGCTCGCCGCTCTGCAGACCGCACTAGTGAAGGCGTCCTCGGAAGAGGGCTTCCGCCGCACGCTGGTCTTCCACCACCTGGTGAAGGAAGCCGAAGCCTTCGCGGCTGGTCTCCCCGGCGTCGCCGCGCAGCTGCACGCCGCCGACCCGGAGCTGTACCCCAAGACGATCTGGGCCAACTGGCTGTGCGGCGACCACAAGCCGCTCCACAGGCGGCGTCTGCTGGGCGAATTCGCCGACGGGATCGCCACCGACGGCACGGTCGTGGAGAAGTGCTACCTCAGCTCGGCGAAGGTCCTGGGCGAGGGCGTCGACACCAAGAACTGCGACTCCGTCTACTGGGCGGATGTGCGCGGCTCCATGCCCGACCTCGTCCAGGCCGTCGGCCGCGCGCTGCGGATGCAGCCCGGCGAGGGCAAGGTGGCCTCGCTCGTGGTGCCCGTGCTGCTCGGGCCCGGCGAGACGGCGGACAACATGCTCACCTCCCGGGCGTACGGCGGGCTCGCCAAGCTCCTGGAGGCGCTGCGGGCGCACGACGCGCGGATCGTGGAGGCCCTCGCAGAGCAGCAGGCCCCGAGCCGCTACAAGCCCGTCAGCAAGGACGAGCGCGGGAAGGGTGCCGGCAGCGGCGAGGGCTCCGAGCGCGTCAGCGCCCCGGCCAAGGCCCTGTTGGAGTTCTCCACGCCGCGCGACCCGGCCGCCTTGGCAGCGTTCATCAACCTGCGCGTCCTCAACCCCGAACACGAACACTGGCGTCGCGGCGTGGAGGCCGCTGTCATCTTCGCCCGCGAGCACGGCGATCTGCGCGTCCCGTTCACTTACCGCGTGCCGGAGGGCGAGGAAGCCGAGGGGGTCGGATGGCCGACCTCGCTGGCGAACTTCCCGCTGGGACAGTGGACCGCCGACGCCCGCCGCTTCTACGCCCGCGGCGACATGGACGAGCACCGCATCCTGCAGTTGGAGAAGCTGGGCATGGTGTGGTCGCACTTCGACGTCGCGTGGGAAGAAGGCCTGTCCGCCGCGCGCGGATGGGCCGAGACGAACGGACACCTGCTCGCCCCCTTGGATGCCACCCACCAGGGCTACAAGGTGGGCATCTGGCTGAAGAACGCCCGCGCCGCCGCACGCAAGGCCGCCCAGAACGAGCAACGGCGTGCCGAAGGGC contains:
- a CDS encoding DEAD/DEAH box helicase, which gives rise to MSSTDRADQREAAQREAIDAVVRALELPARSLVPERGLRTQVIMATGSGKTRVAVRSAEELHAGRVLVLVPSLDLLAQTETAWREGGRRGPMIGVSSLRGEEVSFPNTTDVDELVEWARGLDKVTVYATYASLGLGNLERAHAGGLAAWDLIVVDEAHRVSGRIGKPWAVVHDNQKIPSLRRLYMTATPRLWQLGDEDEAGAPGELVASMDDDPEGPFGSRAFTLTLSEAIDRGICAPYQVVCVDVTDTALQAAQLLGAEGRSAEVRGARLAALQTALVKASSEEGFRRTLVFHHLVKEAEAFAAGLPGVAAQLHAADPELYPKTIWANWLCGDHKPLHRRRLLGEFADGIATDGTVVEKCYLSSAKVLGEGVDTKNCDSVYWADVRGSMPDLVQAVGRALRMQPGEGKVASLVVPVLLGPGETADNMLTSRAYGGLAKLLEALRAHDARIVEALAEQQAPSRYKPVSKDERGKGAGSGEGSERVSAPAKALLEFSTPRDPAALAAFINLRVLNPEHEHWRRGVEAAVIFAREHGDLRVPFTYRVPEGEEAEGVGWPTSLANFPLGQWTADARRFYARGDMDEHRILQLEKLGMVWSHFDVAWEEGLSAARGWAETNGHLLAPLDATHQGYKVGIWLKNARAAARKAAQNEQRRAEGLPVESSSGAMPHERREQLEAIDPSWCPAWPVEWQRSFHLVRLHLEEIGGELPTKPGDVVHQGEDLGRWVRSVRLGWDNLTGVQQWMCEQVLGITPPTEDEKPPPRRTQADKWAVNLEAARQFYEREGHLRVPRKHVETIAVGADDEGQEEQAIRLGSWIGNQRSRAATLSSERVEQLSAIGMRWA
- a CDS encoding DEAD/DEAH box helicase, which gives rise to MSSTDRADQREAAQREAIDAVVRALELPARSLVPERGLRTQVIMATGSGKTRVAVRSAEELHAGRVLVLVPSLDLLAQTETAWREGGRRGPMIGVSSLRGEEVSFPNTTDVDELVEWARGLDKVTVYATYASLGLGNLERAHAGGLAAWDLIVVDEAHRVSGRIGKPWAVVHDNQKIPSLRRLYMTATPRLWQLGDEDEAGAPGELVASMDDDPEGPFGSRAFTLTLSEAIDRGICAPYQVVCVDVTDTALQAAQLLGAEGRSAEVRGARLAALQTALVKASSEEGFRRTLVFHHLVKEAEAFAAGLPGVAAQLHAADPELYPKTIWANWLCGDHKPLHRRRLLGEFADGIATDGTVVEKCYLSSAKVLGEGVDTKNCDSVYWADVRGSMPDLVQAVGRALRMQPGEGKVASLVVPVLLGPGETADNMLTSRAYGGLAKLLEALRAHDARIVEALAEQQAPSRYKPVSKDERGKGAGSGEGSERVSAPAKALLEFSTPRDPAALAAFINLRVLNPEHEHWRRGVEAAVIFAREHGDLRVPFTYRVPEGEEAEGVGWPTSLANFPLGQWTADARRFYARGDMDEHRILQLEKLGMVWSHFDVAWEEGLSAARGWAETNGHLLAPLDATHQGYKVGIWLKNARAAARKAAQNEQRRAEGLPVESSSGAMPHERREQLEAIDPSWCPAWPVEWQRSFHLVRLHLEEIGGELPTKPGDVVHQGEDLGRWVRSVRLGWDNLTGVQQWMCEQVLGITPPTEDEKPPPRRTQADKWAVNLEAARQFYEREGHLRVPRKHVETIAVGADDEGQEEQAIRLGSWIGNQRSRAATLSSERVEQLSAIGMRWA